In Malus sylvestris chromosome 15, drMalSylv7.2, whole genome shotgun sequence, a single genomic region encodes these proteins:
- the LOC126602580 gene encoding BTB/POZ domain-containing protein At4g08455, whose protein sequence is MKCISCLEHYESDDAGTCKECYEEANETEEELKREIDDLKAKVAFLRITRSLPTSFSDVVLVASEDASAGSPVPVPAHKAVLVSRSPVFKAMLENEMEESLSGTIKISDVSYDALRAFVSYLYTAEVCLDEDMACNLLVLAEKYQVQHLKVHCEKFLVSKLNWENSVLSYTFAHQHNAKHIIDSALTLITDNMDKLTTREEYVELVEKDPRLVVEIYEAYLSKQVNTAAQKDSSMKT, encoded by the exons ATGAAGTGCATATCGTGCCTGGAGCACTACGAATCCGACGACGCCGGCACCTGCAAGGAGTGCTACGAGGAGGCCAACGAGACCGAGGAGGAGCTCAAGCGCGAGATCGACGACCTCAAGGCCAAGGTCGCCTTCCTCCGCATCACTCGCTCCCTCCCCACCTCCTTCTCCGACGTCGTTTTGGTTGCCTCCGAGGATGCCTCCGCCGGCTCCCCCGTGCCCGTGCCCGCCCATAAGGCCGTTTTG GTGAGCCGTTCTCCGGTGTTCAAAGCCATGCTTGAGAATGAGATGGAAGAGAGCCTGAGTGGCACCATCAAGATCAGTGATGTGTCCTATGACGCCCTTCGTGCCTTCGTCAGCTACCTCTACACGGCAGAGGTATGCCTTGACGAGGACATGGCGTGTAACCTCCTAGTACTGGCTGAAAAATACCAAGTGCAGCATCTCAAGGTCCATTGCGAGAAGTTCTTGGTGTCAAAACTGAACTGGGAAAATTCTGTTTTGAGCTACACCTTTGCGCACCAGCATAATGCGAAGCATATCATTGACTCAGCATTGACATTGATCACAGACAACATGGACAAGCTTACTACCCGGGAGGAGTACGTGGAGCTAGTGGAGAAAGATCCACGACTTGTAGTCGAAATCTATGAAGCTTATCTCTCTAAACAGGTGAATACTGCTGCCCAGAAGGATTCTTCCATGAAGACATAG
- the LOC126602578 gene encoding BTB/POZ domain-containing protein At4g08455-like produces the protein MRRQRFICKSCEGSSGGHGVGMYCKGCYMELKDKIEFLKLCSPSPTTSTTTSLAASFSDVVLIALDCDNCSSEPPLPVQAHKAVLVNRSPVFRAMLENEEMEESRSGTVKIADVRYDALQAFVNYLYSAETCLDQNLACDLLILAEKYQVQHLKHYCQKFLVSKLNWDNALTTYTFACCHNAEDIMDAALEVITDNMDKLTTQLEYVNLVEKDPQLVIKIYETYLSKQVNTAARRNPSVRRDSSSGSGIGGGSSDGGGSGNVSVSGGEWSDRY, from the exons ATGCGAAGGCAACGGTTCATTTGCAAATCCTGCGAAGGTAGTTCCGGCGGACATGGCGTCGGCATGTACTGCAAGGGGTGCTACATGGAGCTCAAGGATAAGATTGAATTTCTCAAGTTGTGCTCGCCGTCGCCGACCACTTCTACT ACTACGTCCCTGGCAGCTTCCTTCTCCGACGTCGTTCTGATTGCCTTGGACTGTGACAACTGCTCTTCTGAGCCTCCGCTGCCCGTTCAGGCTCATAAGGCCGTTCTG GTGAACCGCTCTCCGGTGTTCAGAGCCATGCTTGAGAATGAAGAGATGGAAGAAAGTCGGAGTGGTACCGTTAAGATTGCCGATGTGCGCTACGATGCCCTACAAGCTTTTGTCAACTACCTCTACTCTGCTGAGACATGCCTTGACCAGAACTTGGCATGTGACCTCCTAATACTGGCTGAAAAATACCAAGTGCAGCATCTCAAGCACTACTGCCAGAAATTCTTGGTGtccaagctcaactgggacaatgCGCTTACGACCTACACCTTCGCTTGCTGCCATAACGCGGAGGACATCATGGACGCGGCCTTGGAAGTGATCACAGACAACATGGACAAGCTCACTACCCAGTTGGAGTACGTCAATTTGGTGGAGAAAGATCCCCAACTCGTCATCAAAATCTACGAAACTTATCTCTCCAAACAGGTTAACACTGCAGCACGTAGGAATCCATCAGTCCGCAGAGATTCTTCGAGTGGGAGTGGGATTGGGGGAGGGTCGAGCGACGGGGGAGGGAGTGGGAATGTGAGTGTGAGTGGGGGAGAGTGGAGCGACAGGTATTAG